One genomic region from Candidatus Dormiibacterota bacterium encodes:
- the rplS gene encoding 50S ribosomal protein L19, translating to MNVIDVLNSEQLKASIPEFRSGDTVKVYSKVVEGGKERVQMFEGVVTVRTGGGSHSAVTVRRVAHGVGVEKTFLLHSPRVEKIEVSKRGIVRRSRLYYLSDKIGKAARIKEKKATK from the coding sequence ATGAACGTCATCGATGTCCTCAACAGCGAGCAGCTCAAGGCGAGCATCCCGGAGTTCCGCTCCGGCGATACCGTGAAGGTCTATTCCAAGGTCGTCGAAGGCGGCAAAGAGCGCGTCCAAATGTTCGAAGGCGTGGTGACCGTTCGCACGGGCGGCGGCTCTCACTCGGCCGTAACCGTGCGCCGCGTCGCTCACGGCGTCGGCGTCGAGAAGACGTTCCTCTTGCACAGCCCACGCGTCGAGAAAATCGAAGTGAGCAAGCGCGGCATCGTCCGCCGCAGCCGCCTCTACTATCTCTCGGACAAGATCGGTAAGGCCGCACGCATCAAAGAAAAGAAGGCGACGAAGTAG
- the lepB gene encoding signal peptidase I, giving the protein MALGFFTKAADDDQSSAALVVREYLDAVIVAGLVALFLTTFVIRTFYIPSISMVPTLQVSDMLLVNELDYHLHAPRPGDIAVFTPPVRSGGDEFIKRVVGVAGDTIRIAGGVVYRNGTALKEPYENQPPNYDLKIADYTIYVNGQPLGPATANIPPRSMWQAPDRIPRGFVFMLGDNRNYSEDSHVWGFAQLHGHFAAGPLAHSKTVAGFAGRAIMIFWPFDRIRILH; this is encoded by the coding sequence ATCGCCCTCGGATTCTTCACCAAGGCGGCCGACGACGATCAGTCGTCGGCCGCTCTTGTCGTACGCGAGTATCTCGACGCCGTCATCGTCGCGGGCCTGGTCGCACTGTTTCTGACGACCTTCGTCATCCGAACCTTCTATATTCCGTCGATTTCGATGGTTCCGACGTTGCAAGTGAGCGACATGCTGCTGGTCAACGAGCTCGACTACCATTTGCACGCGCCCCGTCCCGGCGACATCGCCGTCTTCACCCCACCGGTCCGTTCGGGCGGTGACGAATTCATCAAGCGCGTCGTCGGCGTGGCCGGCGACACGATTCGGATCGCCGGCGGCGTGGTCTATCGCAATGGCACGGCGCTGAAGGAACCCTACGAAAATCAGCCGCCGAACTACGACCTAAAGATCGCCGACTACACGATCTACGTGAACGGGCAGCCTCTCGGCCCCGCGACGGCGAATATCCCCCCCAGGTCGATGTGGCAGGCGCCGGATCGTATACCCCGGGGCTTTGTTTTTATGCTCGGCGATAATCGCAACTACTCCGAAGATTCCCACGTTTGGGGCTTCGCGCAACTTCACGGACACTTCGCTGCCGGCCCGCTCGCGCATAGTAAGACGGTCGCGGGATTCGCCGGACGCGCAATCATGATTTTTTGGCCCTTCGACCGCATTCGCATCCTTCACTGA
- the lepB gene encoding signal peptidase I, with product MTPLQLLTLVAIIAAVRIVLSLRPVVASSSGRTTAIAREYLDPFIVAGLAAWILITFVARTYYIPSASMVPTLEVHDVLLVDKFEYRFHKPNEGDIVVFPPPIPTPDDFIKRIIGRPGDTMRIEGGIVYINGKALAEPYIAQRPDYELEIKNYGVYVDGQPLDPSVANIPPKSAWTAPDRIPPNCYFMMGDNRNDSEDSHIWGFAQAGGTFATGPRAGKPAGFTGRAFLIFWPISQAKILSR from the coding sequence ATGACTCCACTTCAACTCCTTACGCTCGTAGCCATTATCGCCGCCGTGCGCATCGTGCTCTCGTTACGCCCCGTCGTAGCGAGTTCGAGCGGACGAACTACCGCGATCGCGCGCGAATATCTCGACCCGTTCATCGTTGCGGGGCTTGCCGCGTGGATACTGATCACCTTCGTCGCCCGTACGTACTACATTCCCTCGGCATCGATGGTGCCGACGTTGGAAGTCCACGACGTGCTCTTGGTAGACAAGTTCGAGTATCGGTTCCACAAACCGAACGAGGGCGACATCGTCGTCTTCCCGCCGCCGATTCCTACGCCTGACGACTTTATCAAGCGCATTATCGGGCGTCCCGGCGACACGATGCGTATCGAGGGGGGCATCGTCTACATCAACGGCAAGGCGCTGGCCGAGCCGTACATCGCGCAACGCCCGGATTACGAACTTGAGATCAAGAATTACGGCGTCTACGTCGATGGCCAACCGCTCGACCCGTCGGTTGCAAATATTCCGCCCAAATCGGCCTGGACCGCACCCGACCGGATCCCACCCAATTGCTACTTCATGATGGGCGACAATCGGAACGATTCGGAAGATTCGCACATCTGGGGATTCGCGCAAGCCGGCGGCACGTTCGCGACCGGGCCGAGAGCGGGCAAACCGGCCGGATTCACCGGGCGCGCATTCTTGATCTTCTGGCCGATCTCGCAGGCAAAGATTCTCTCGCGTTAG
- the lepB gene encoding signal peptidase I has product MTRLLHWRSLASLALQLVILALLIAAFFIRMPQVSGLSMEPHIVSGEYVLINTIAYRLAPPHRGDIIAFRHDGDPPEIFIKRVIGLPGDRVRIERGTVFLNGVPLAEPYIRFTDTRSFPEVTVPPGAVFVLGDNRAKSEDSRVFGPVRERLIIGRAIAGVWPIHDIGAL; this is encoded by the coding sequence GTGACTCGGCTCTTGCATTGGCGCTCGCTTGCGAGCCTCGCGTTGCAGTTGGTAATTCTCGCTCTGCTGATTGCGGCATTCTTCATCCGAATGCCGCAAGTCTCGGGGCTTTCGATGGAGCCGCATATCGTCTCGGGCGAATACGTGCTCATCAACACGATCGCATATCGCCTAGCGCCACCGCATCGCGGCGATATCATCGCCTTCCGTCACGACGGCGACCCGCCCGAAATCTTCATCAAGCGCGTCATCGGGCTGCCCGGCGACCGGGTGCGTATCGAACGCGGCACGGTATTTCTGAACGGCGTGCCGCTGGCGGAACCGTACATCCGTTTCACCGACACACGAAGCTTCCCGGAGGTCACCGTACCGCCCGGCGCCGTCTTCGTACTGGGCGATAATCGCGCCAAGAGCGAGGACTCACGCGTCTTCGGGCCCGTTCGCGAACGTCTGATTATCGGTCGCGCGATCGCGGGCGTGTGGCCGATTCACGATATCGGCGCGCTGTAG
- the ylqF gene encoding ribosome biogenesis GTPase YlqF codes for MSDNLDKVVQWYPGHMVRAMRRIGEYLKLIDIVIEVIDARVPVSGANPMLDTLAKNRDRIVILNRDDLADPATTKSWLAHFASIGREALATTGRDQQSLTRAIAVMKRMATGRGISRAIVVGLPNSGKSSIINGLLRRSAARTEDRAGVTRQLQWFRLGPGLEVMDTPGILVPKIATREAQWKLAMVGAVPRERYDPEEVAINFHRWLTDATHGRTRVPDLETFASARGFARKGGEIDYHNAAQSYISAFNDGVFGRISLEAPDDPATT; via the coding sequence GTGAGCGACAATCTCGATAAGGTCGTACAGTGGTACCCCGGCCATATGGTCCGGGCGATGCGCAGGATCGGCGAATACCTCAAGCTGATCGATATCGTCATCGAGGTGATCGATGCTCGCGTGCCGGTCAGCGGCGCAAACCCGATGCTCGACACGCTTGCCAAGAATCGCGATCGGATCGTCATCCTCAATCGCGACGATCTCGCGGACCCGGCGACGACCAAGAGCTGGCTCGCGCACTTCGCATCGATCGGGCGCGAAGCGCTGGCGACAACCGGGCGCGACCAGCAGAGCCTCACGCGAGCGATCGCGGTGATGAAGCGCATGGCAACCGGGCGCGGAATCTCGCGCGCGATCGTCGTCGGCCTTCCCAATTCGGGAAAATCATCGATCATCAACGGGCTCTTGCGAAGGTCGGCCGCTCGCACAGAAGACCGAGCAGGCGTCACGCGCCAATTGCAGTGGTTCCGTTTAGGGCCGGGCCTCGAAGTGATGGATACGCCAGGCATTCTCGTGCCGAAAATCGCAACCAGGGAAGCCCAGTGGAAGCTCGCAATGGTGGGCGCGGTCCCACGCGAACGCTACGATCCCGAGGAAGTCGCTATCAATTTTCATCGCTGGCTGACCGATGCCACGCACGGTCGCACCCGCGTTCCGGATCTCGAAACGTTCGCTTCCGCGCGCGGCTTCGCGCGCAAAGGCGGCGAGATCGATTATCACAACGCCGCGCAATCCTACATCAGCGCGTTCAACGACGGC